One stretch of Oryzias latipes chromosome 7, ASM223467v1 DNA includes these proteins:
- the LOC101175078 gene encoding dual specificity protein phosphatase 7, with the protein MCNRTPSKSVEWLQVELESGGSSLLLLDCRSHELYESSHIESAINLAMTGLMLRRFKKGNIPIQTVIPKHEEKEKFIGRCKTDTVVLYDECSAEWPASGAPASVLFVLLQKLWEDGCKAFYLEGGFVKFNTEYPEHCETFLDSSCPSSSPPVSALGFGNLRISSDCSDGESTEPEESPFPSNQPDFPVQILPYLYLGCAKDSANLDVLGQYNITYILNVTPNLPNMFEHDGHFRYKQIPISDHWSQNLSQFFPEAISFIDEARSKRCGILVHCLAGISRSVTVTVAYLMQRLNLSLNDAYDFVKRKKSNISPNFNFMGQLLDFERTLGRHTPCDNRSTTDEQLFFTTPTNHNVFQLESA; encoded by the exons ATGTGTAATAGGACACCGAGTAAAAGCGTGGAGTGGCTGCAAGTGGAGTTAGAGTCCGGCGGCTcgtcgctgctgctgctggactgcCGCTCACACGAGCTGTACGAGTCCTCCCACATCGAGAGCGCCATCAACCTGGCCATGACGGGGCTGATGCTGCGGAGGTTCAAGAAGGGCAACATACCGATACAGACCGTCATCCCCAAACACGAGGAGAAGGAGAAGTTCATCGGAAGGTGCAAGACCGACACGGTCGTCTTGTACGATGAGTGCTCGGCGGAGTGGCCGGCCAGCGGAGCGCCGGCGTCGGTTCTGTTCGTCCTCCTTCAGAAATTGTGGGAAGACGGTTGTAAGGCGTTTTATCTGGAAG GTGGGTTTGTAAAGTTCAACACAGAGTACCCAGAACACTGCGAGACCTTCCTGGACAGCTCCTGCCCCAGCTCCTCTCCCCCTGTGTCGGCTCTGGGCTTTGGGAACCTCCGCATCAGCTCCGACTGCTCGGACGGGGAGTCCACAGAGCCCGAGGAGAGCCCCTTCCCCAGCAATCAACCCGACTTCCCCGTCCAGATCCTCCCCTACCTCTACCTGGGCTGTGCCAAAGACTCCGCCAACTTGGATGTGCTGGGCCAGTACAACATCACCTACATCCTGAACGTCACGCCCAATCTCCCCAACATGTTCGAGCACGACGGCCACTTCAGGTACAAGCAGATCCCCATTTCGGACCACTGGAGTCAGAACCTGTCCCAGTTCTTCCCAGAGGCCATATCATTTATTG ACGAGGCTCGTTCCAAGCGCTGTGGCATCCTTGTCCACTGCCTGGCCGGCATCAGTCGCTCCGTCACGGTCACGGTGGCCTACCTGATGCAGAGACTCAACCTCTCCCTGAACGACGCCTACGACTTTGTCAAGAGGAAGAAGTCCAACATTTCGCCCAACTTCAACTTCATGGGTCAACTGTTGGACTTTGAGAGGACGCTGGGGCGCCACACTCCCTGCGACAACCGCTCCACCACCGACGAGCagctttttttcaccacgccaACCAATCACAATGTTTTTCAGCTGGAGTCAGCATGA
- the spo11 gene encoding meiotic recombination protein SPO11 isoform X2, whose product MLGKQISCTMESGSTQFFFLIDKLRIQLLNSIEGATEKDYFQEEISPFDSGVGLQMSSGHSVTTVKSNCPASVTKFAQILKILSVIYRLVQSNSYATKRDVYYNNTQLFGSQRSVDTIVDDISCMLKVSRRALHVMATSKGLIAGDLCYLEEDGTRIDCRSSSAAVSVSSNVSGIRNIVSSAKFVMIVEKDATFQRLLNDDFCRKLSPCIMITGKGVPDVNSRLMVKKLWDTLQIPIFALVDADPHGFEIMCIYKYGSVAMSFEAHSLTVPSVMWLGLLPSDLQRLMVPKRSLLPLTRRDENKLNSLLKRPYFASQPQWQKEMELMQQSKVKAEIQSLADIAPDFLTSIYLPNKLRFGGWL is encoded by the exons ATGCTGGGAAAACAAATAAGCTGCACCATGGAGTCTGGCAGTACTCAGTTTTTCTTCCTAATTGACAAGCTTCGCATTCAGCTTTTGAACAGTATCGAAGGTGCGACAGAAAAAGACTATTTTCAAGAGGAAATTAGTCC TTTTGACAGTGGGGTAGGGCTTCAGATGAGCTCAGGACATTCTGTCACCACTGTAAAAAGCAACTGTCCAGCATCTGTCACCAAATTTG CACAGATTCTGAAGATTCTCTCGGTCATATACAGACTTGTGCAGAGCAACTCTTACGCCACAAAGAg AGATGTGTATTACAACAATACTCAGCTGTTTGGGTCACAGAGAAGTGTGGACACTATAGTAGATGACATCTCCTGCATGCTGAAGGTTTCTCGCAGGGCTTTGCATGTG ATGGCCACATCTAAAGGCTTAATTGCTGGGGATCTTTGCTACTTGGAAGAAGACGGCACCAGAATCGACTGCCGCTCCAGCTCTGCT GCTGTTTCAGTTTCGTCAAATGTCTCCGGCATTAGAA ACATTGTGTCATCAGCCAAATTTGTCATGATAGTTGAGAAGGACGCAACCTTCCAGAGGCTGTTAAACGACGACTTCTGCAGAAAACTCTCTCCTTGCATCATGATTaca GGTAAAGGTGTGCCGGATGTCAACAGTCGACTGATGGTGAAAAAGCTGTGGGACACGCTGCAGATTCCCATCTTTGCCCTGGTGGACGCAGACCCTCATG GCTTTGAGATCATGTGCATCTACAAATATGGATCAGTG GCCATGTCGTTCGAGGCCCACAGTCTGACTGTTCCCAGCGTTATGTGGCTAGGCCTCCTCCCCTCTGACTTACAGAG GTTGATGGTTCCCAAACGTTCGTTACTTCCCCTCACCAGGAGAGACGAAAACAAACTCAACAGCCTTCTGAAGCGCCCGTACTTCGCCAGCCAACCCCAATGGCAAAAAGAA ATGGAGCTGATGCAGCAGAGTAAAGTCAAAGCTGAAATACAGTCTCTGGCAGATATTGCTCCTGACTTCCTCACAAGCATCTACCTGCCCAATAAGCTTCGTTTTGGAGGCTGGTTATGA
- the spo11 gene encoding meiotic recombination protein SPO11 isoform X1: protein MLGKQISCTMESGSTQFFFLIDKLRIQLLNSIEGATEKDYFQEEISPREILSRIESVILRIVESLSKNEAPVLELPNRSSWSNVDFDSGVGLQMSSGHSVTTVKSNCPASVTKFAQILKILSVIYRLVQSNSYATKRDVYYNNTQLFGSQRSVDTIVDDISCMLKVSRRALHVMATSKGLIAGDLCYLEEDGTRIDCRSSSAAVSVSSNVSGIRNIVSSAKFVMIVEKDATFQRLLNDDFCRKLSPCIMITGKGVPDVNSRLMVKKLWDTLQIPIFALVDADPHGFEIMCIYKYGSVAMSFEAHSLTVPSVMWLGLLPSDLQRLMVPKRSLLPLTRRDENKLNSLLKRPYFASQPQWQKEMELMQQSKVKAEIQSLADIAPDFLTSIYLPNKLRFGGWL from the exons ATGCTGGGAAAACAAATAAGCTGCACCATGGAGTCTGGCAGTACTCAGTTTTTCTTCCTAATTGACAAGCTTCGCATTCAGCTTTTGAACAGTATCGAAGGTGCGACAGAAAAAGACTATTTTCAAGAGGAAATTAGTCC gcGAGAGATTTTGAGCCGGATTGAAAGCGTCATTTTGAGAATAGTGGAAAGTCTATCTAAAAATGAGGCCCCTGTTCTGGAGCTGCCCAACAGGTCAAGTTGGTCCAATGTTGA TTTTGACAGTGGGGTAGGGCTTCAGATGAGCTCAGGACATTCTGTCACCACTGTAAAAAGCAACTGTCCAGCATCTGTCACCAAATTTG CACAGATTCTGAAGATTCTCTCGGTCATATACAGACTTGTGCAGAGCAACTCTTACGCCACAAAGAg AGATGTGTATTACAACAATACTCAGCTGTTTGGGTCACAGAGAAGTGTGGACACTATAGTAGATGACATCTCCTGCATGCTGAAGGTTTCTCGCAGGGCTTTGCATGTG ATGGCCACATCTAAAGGCTTAATTGCTGGGGATCTTTGCTACTTGGAAGAAGACGGCACCAGAATCGACTGCCGCTCCAGCTCTGCT GCTGTTTCAGTTTCGTCAAATGTCTCCGGCATTAGAA ACATTGTGTCATCAGCCAAATTTGTCATGATAGTTGAGAAGGACGCAACCTTCCAGAGGCTGTTAAACGACGACTTCTGCAGAAAACTCTCTCCTTGCATCATGATTaca GGTAAAGGTGTGCCGGATGTCAACAGTCGACTGATGGTGAAAAAGCTGTGGGACACGCTGCAGATTCCCATCTTTGCCCTGGTGGACGCAGACCCTCATG GCTTTGAGATCATGTGCATCTACAAATATGGATCAGTG GCCATGTCGTTCGAGGCCCACAGTCTGACTGTTCCCAGCGTTATGTGGCTAGGCCTCCTCCCCTCTGACTTACAGAG GTTGATGGTTCCCAAACGTTCGTTACTTCCCCTCACCAGGAGAGACGAAAACAAACTCAACAGCCTTCTGAAGCGCCCGTACTTCGCCAGCCAACCCCAATGGCAAAAAGAA ATGGAGCTGATGCAGCAGAGTAAAGTCAAAGCTGAAATACAGTCTCTGGCAGATATTGCTCCTGACTTCCTCACAAGCATCTACCTGCCCAATAAGCTTCGTTTTGGAGGCTGGTTATGA
- the spo11 gene encoding meiotic recombination protein SPO11 isoform X3 has protein sequence MLGKQISCTMESGSTQFFFLIDKLRIQLLNSIEGATEKDYFQEEISPREILSRIESVILRIVESLSKNEAPVLELPNRSSWSNVDFDSGVGLQMSSGHSVTTVKSNCPASVTKFAQILKILSVIYRLVQSNSYATKRDVYYNNTQLFGSQRSVDTIVDDISCMLKVSRRALHVMATSKGLIAGDLCYLEEDGTRIDCRSSSAAVSVSSNVSGIRNIVSSAKFVMIVEKDATFQRLLNDDFCRKLSPCIMITGKGVPDVNSRLMVKKLWDTLQIPIFALVDADPHGFEIMCIYKYGSVVDGSQTFVTSPHQERRKQTQQPSEAPVLRQPTPMAKRNGADAAE, from the exons ATGCTGGGAAAACAAATAAGCTGCACCATGGAGTCTGGCAGTACTCAGTTTTTCTTCCTAATTGACAAGCTTCGCATTCAGCTTTTGAACAGTATCGAAGGTGCGACAGAAAAAGACTATTTTCAAGAGGAAATTAGTCC gcGAGAGATTTTGAGCCGGATTGAAAGCGTCATTTTGAGAATAGTGGAAAGTCTATCTAAAAATGAGGCCCCTGTTCTGGAGCTGCCCAACAGGTCAAGTTGGTCCAATGTTGA TTTTGACAGTGGGGTAGGGCTTCAGATGAGCTCAGGACATTCTGTCACCACTGTAAAAAGCAACTGTCCAGCATCTGTCACCAAATTTG CACAGATTCTGAAGATTCTCTCGGTCATATACAGACTTGTGCAGAGCAACTCTTACGCCACAAAGAg AGATGTGTATTACAACAATACTCAGCTGTTTGGGTCACAGAGAAGTGTGGACACTATAGTAGATGACATCTCCTGCATGCTGAAGGTTTCTCGCAGGGCTTTGCATGTG ATGGCCACATCTAAAGGCTTAATTGCTGGGGATCTTTGCTACTTGGAAGAAGACGGCACCAGAATCGACTGCCGCTCCAGCTCTGCT GCTGTTTCAGTTTCGTCAAATGTCTCCGGCATTAGAA ACATTGTGTCATCAGCCAAATTTGTCATGATAGTTGAGAAGGACGCAACCTTCCAGAGGCTGTTAAACGACGACTTCTGCAGAAAACTCTCTCCTTGCATCATGATTaca GGTAAAGGTGTGCCGGATGTCAACAGTCGACTGATGGTGAAAAAGCTGTGGGACACGCTGCAGATTCCCATCTTTGCCCTGGTGGACGCAGACCCTCATG GCTTTGAGATCATGTGCATCTACAAATATGGATCAGTG GTTGATGGTTCCCAAACGTTCGTTACTTCCCCTCACCAGGAGAGACGAAAACAAACTCAACAGCCTTCTGAAGCGCCCGTACTTCGCCAGCCAACCCCAATGGCAAAAAGAA ATGGAGCTGATGCAGCAGAGTAA